The Gordonia sp. KTR9 genome contains a region encoding:
- a CDS encoding LLM class F420-dependent oxidoreductase has product MAFPIRIGVQIQPQHAPEYSLIRDAVRRAEDTGVDVAFNWDHFYPLYGAPEGEHFECWTMLGAWAEQTSRVEIGALVTCNSYRNPELLADMARTVDHISGGRLILGVGAGWFEKDYDEYGYDFGTVGSRLNDFGAALPRIKSRLAKLNPAPTRNIPILIGGSGEKKTLRYIAEHGDVWHGFNDVEQYRHKSKVLAEHCAAVGRDPETIERSSGVNFSGDTDALLRDADALADEGVTLLTVGVTGPDYDLTALEALCRWRDSRN; this is encoded by the coding sequence ATGGCATTCCCCATTCGCATCGGTGTCCAGATCCAGCCCCAGCACGCACCCGAGTACTCGTTGATCCGCGACGCGGTTCGACGCGCCGAGGACACGGGCGTCGACGTCGCATTCAACTGGGATCACTTCTATCCGCTCTACGGCGCACCCGAAGGCGAACACTTCGAATGCTGGACGATGCTCGGCGCGTGGGCCGAGCAGACCTCCCGCGTGGAGATCGGCGCGCTCGTGACCTGCAACTCCTACCGCAATCCGGAATTGCTCGCCGACATGGCCCGCACGGTCGACCACATCAGTGGCGGCCGCCTGATCCTGGGCGTCGGAGCCGGCTGGTTCGAGAAGGACTACGACGAGTACGGATACGACTTCGGCACCGTCGGGTCCCGTCTGAACGATTTCGGCGCGGCGCTGCCGAGGATCAAATCGCGTCTGGCCAAGCTCAATCCGGCTCCCACCCGCAACATCCCGATCCTGATCGGTGGCAGCGGAGAGAAGAAGACACTGCGCTACATCGCCGAGCACGGCGACGTCTGGCACGGCTTCAACGACGTCGAGCAGTACCGGCACAAGTCCAAGGTGCTGGCCGAGCACTGCGCGGCCGTGGGTCGTGACCCGGAGACCATCGAACGGTCGTCCGGGGTGAACTTCAGCGGCGACACCGACGCACTGCTCCGCGACGCGGATGCGCTGGCCGACGAAGGCGTCACGCTGTTGACCGTCGGCGTCACGGGGCCCGACTATGACCTCACCGCCCTCGAGGCGCTGTGCCGGTGGCGCGACTCGCGGAACTGA
- a CDS encoding EthD domain-containing protein gives MTDSKVIVAIRGDAPTLADADVLVRGCAAAGATRVQVNLGDDLVSGAMRIDELDPPIAAVLAFWAPEPGPVLAAADDHLGVRIDAWAVTDRAPLDPELPADGTRIDALSNIAFLRRPDELDRDEWLRRWLDDHTQVAIDTQATFGYVQNIVERPLTENAPPVAAIVEELFPMEAVNDIHAFYGSGGDQQELERRMTLMLQSVARFGADRNLDVVPTSRHDFDLSGSRT, from the coding sequence GTGACGGATTCGAAGGTGATCGTTGCCATCCGGGGCGATGCGCCGACCCTCGCCGATGCCGATGTCCTCGTCCGGGGTTGTGCCGCCGCGGGCGCGACGCGCGTCCAGGTCAACCTCGGCGACGACCTGGTGTCGGGAGCCATGCGCATCGACGAACTCGACCCGCCGATCGCTGCGGTGCTGGCGTTCTGGGCCCCCGAGCCCGGCCCTGTCCTGGCGGCCGCCGACGACCACCTCGGCGTTCGGATCGATGCCTGGGCGGTCACCGATCGAGCGCCGCTGGATCCGGAACTACCCGCCGACGGAACGCGCATCGACGCGCTGTCCAACATCGCGTTCCTGCGTCGTCCCGACGAACTCGACCGCGACGAGTGGCTCCGTCGGTGGTTGGACGACCACACCCAGGTCGCCATCGACACCCAGGCCACGTTCGGATATGTCCAGAACATCGTCGAACGACCGTTGACCGAGAACGCCCCGCCGGTCGCGGCCATCGTCGAAGAACTGTTCCCGATGGAGGCGGTCAACGACATCCACGCCTTCTACGGAAGCGGCGGGGACCAGCAGGAACTCGAACGCCGGATGACCCTCATGCTCCAGAGCGTGGCCCGGTTCGGCGCGGACCGGAATCTCGACGTGGTGCCGACGTCGCGCCACGACTTCGATCTCAGCGGGTCGCGCACGTGA
- a CDS encoding PhoX family protein — translation MRIPLQLFMSTGEDAGRSSRAYVTCRYKCGDACRHDPGNTSDNTYFREIVRTAVSRRSVLKTSAGAAVAVGATSLLAACGDSGSSDPASPSSASSGDALPGMKFDAVAPNTEDAVVIPAGYRQEVVIRWGDPILPGAPEFDFANQTPEAQAGQFGFNNDFAGLIPVDGVSDHHYLVANLEYPTEPFMFAGYTDGEPTEQQARIAMASVGIAIVEVTSKSGSGALTTVVGPRNRRLTASSPFRLTGPAAGSEFVKTAADPAGTTVLGTFANCSGGLTPWGTMLSGEENFNNYFANPSTITDPKAAERLERYSFEDDGDEHHWGRFDKRFDLAVEPNEGNRFGYIVEVDPHDPNSVPVKHSSMGRFKHESANIYVVGSGPDKDTVVAYSGDDEKFEYIYKFVSSRKMKSGLSRTAREHNMGILDEGTLYVATFTGDSTDPVDGSGTPPASGKFTGKGSWKPLLTVNADGSARSYIPGMTPAEVAVFTRQAADTVGATKMDRPEDIEPNPKTGKVYCALTNNDDRGTVGEAVADAVNPRTENKNGQVLEMTDDHTGTEFTWELLLVCGDPAAADTYYGGFDKTAVSPISCPDNVAFDPHGNLWISTDGNALDSNDGLFAVALDGDRRGETKQFLTVPKGGETCGPIIDTNRVLIAVQHPGELDDHSADNPASHWPDGGDSQPRPSIVAVWRDGGAEIGA, via the coding sequence GTGCGTATTCCGTTGCAGCTGTTCATGTCCACCGGTGAGGATGCCGGACGCTCGTCCCGCGCCTACGTGACCTGCCGATACAAGTGTGGCGACGCGTGCCGCCACGACCCGGGAAACACCAGCGACAACACCTATTTCCGCGAGATCGTCCGGACCGCGGTGTCGCGTCGCAGCGTCCTCAAGACCTCCGCCGGTGCCGCGGTGGCCGTCGGCGCGACCTCGCTGCTGGCGGCGTGCGGGGACTCCGGATCATCGGACCCCGCATCCCCGAGCAGCGCATCGTCCGGAGATGCACTGCCCGGCATGAAGTTCGATGCCGTCGCACCCAATACCGAAGACGCCGTGGTGATCCCGGCGGGATACCGCCAAGAGGTCGTGATCAGATGGGGTGATCCCATTCTGCCCGGTGCTCCCGAGTTCGACTTCGCCAATCAGACCCCGGAGGCGCAGGCCGGACAGTTCGGGTTCAACAACGACTTCGCGGGGCTCATCCCCGTGGACGGGGTCTCCGACCATCACTATCTGGTCGCCAACCTCGAGTATCCGACCGAGCCGTTCATGTTCGCCGGGTACACCGACGGCGAGCCCACCGAGCAGCAGGCCCGGATCGCCATGGCGTCGGTCGGCATAGCGATCGTCGAGGTCACCTCGAAGTCCGGGAGCGGTGCACTCACAACCGTTGTGGGACCGCGTAATCGGCGCCTCACCGCGTCCAGCCCGTTTCGCCTGACGGGACCAGCCGCCGGCAGCGAGTTCGTCAAGACCGCTGCCGACCCGGCCGGGACCACCGTCCTGGGGACCTTCGCCAACTGTTCCGGCGGACTGACCCCGTGGGGCACCATGCTCTCCGGTGAGGAGAACTTCAACAACTACTTCGCCAACCCGAGCACGATCACCGATCCCAAGGCAGCGGAGCGACTCGAGCGCTACTCCTTCGAGGACGACGGGGACGAGCACCACTGGGGACGGTTCGACAAACGCTTCGATCTCGCTGTCGAACCGAACGAGGGCAATCGCTTCGGCTACATCGTCGAGGTCGACCCGCATGACCCGAATTCCGTTCCGGTCAAACACAGTTCGATGGGACGGTTCAAGCACGAGTCGGCGAACATCTATGTCGTCGGCAGCGGCCCGGACAAAGACACGGTCGTGGCCTACAGCGGTGACGACGAGAAGTTCGAGTACATCTACAAGTTCGTGTCCAGCCGGAAGATGAAGAGTGGTCTGTCACGGACCGCCCGCGAGCACAACATGGGCATCCTCGACGAGGGCACCCTCTACGTCGCCACCTTCACCGGAGACTCGACCGACCCCGTGGACGGGTCCGGAACCCCGCCCGCCTCAGGGAAGTTCACCGGCAAGGGTTCGTGGAAACCGCTGCTGACGGTCAACGCCGACGGCTCGGCTCGCTCCTACATTCCGGGGATGACCCCGGCCGAGGTGGCGGTGTTCACGCGGCAGGCCGCCGACACTGTCGGTGCGACCAAGATGGACCGTCCCGAAGACATCGAGCCGAACCCGAAGACCGGCAAGGTGTACTGCGCACTGACGAACAACGACGACCGCGGCACCGTCGGAGAGGCTGTTGCCGACGCCGTCAATCCGCGTACCGAGAACAAGAACGGTCAGGTTCTGGAGATGACCGACGACCACACCGGGACCGAGTTCACCTGGGAACTGCTGCTGGTGTGCGGCGACCCCGCCGCCGCCGACACCTACTACGGCGGGTTCGACAAGACCGCGGTCAGCCCCATCTCGTGCCCGGACAACGTCGCCTTCGATCCGCACGGAAACCTGTGGATCTCGACCGACGGCAACGCGCTCGACAGCAACGACGGCCTGTTCGCGGTTGCCCTCGACGGCGACCGGCGTGGGGAGACCAAGCAGTTCCTCACCGTCCCCAAGGGTGGCGAGACCTGCGGCCCGATCATCGACACCAACCGCGTCCTGATCGCCGTCCAGCACCCGGGTGAGCTCGACGATCACTCCGCGGACAACCCGGCTTCCCATTGGCCGGACGGCGGCGATTCTCAACCGCGTCCCTCCATCGTCGCCGTGTGGCGCGACGGCGGTGCCGAGATCGGGGCCTGA
- a CDS encoding class I SAM-dependent methyltransferase, which produces MATENSRPDTMTEPSRPDNPGTAEGWDARYSSADRLWTSDVNPALVAEVSGIDPGTALDVGSGEGADARWLADRGWQVTALDISQVAVDRAQEIDPRPSITWLRADVIADDVPATGVDLVTAHYFPIPKENVDAARRLVDAVGPGGSLLVVAHAPEGVRAHGFDPDAYVQPGDFADLLGDGWDIVTDETRERGKAAGRGHHTHDVVFRARRRAD; this is translated from the coding sequence ATGGCCACCGAGAACAGCCGTCCCGACACCATGACCGAGCCATCGAGACCCGACAACCCGGGTACCGCCGAGGGTTGGGATGCGCGGTACAGCAGCGCTGACCGGCTCTGGACTTCGGACGTCAACCCGGCACTGGTCGCCGAGGTGTCCGGGATCGATCCGGGCACCGCACTCGACGTCGGGTCGGGGGAGGGCGCCGACGCCCGCTGGCTCGCCGATCGTGGATGGCAGGTCACCGCCCTCGACATCTCCCAGGTCGCCGTCGACCGGGCTCAAGAGATCGATCCACGACCGTCGATCACCTGGTTGCGTGCCGACGTGATCGCCGATGACGTGCCGGCGACCGGCGTCGATCTCGTGACGGCGCACTACTTCCCGATCCCGAAGGAGAACGTCGACGCGGCTCGCCGACTGGTCGACGCCGTCGGGCCCGGCGGGTCCCTGCTGGTGGTCGCCCACGCCCCCGAGGGCGTGCGGGCCCATGGGTTCGACCCCGACGCGTACGTCCAGCCCGGGGATTTCGCGGATCTGCTCGGCGACGGATGGGACATCGTGACCGACGAGACGCGGGAACGCGGGAAGGCTGCCGGACGCGGCCACCACACGCACGACGTGGTGTTCCGGGCGCGGCGCCGGGCCGACTGA
- a CDS encoding MarR family winged helix-turn-helix transcriptional regulator encodes MSASDPAQLAQALRPTITRLYLALRRRAPSVELTAAQSSALSVLADHGPMRMGEFADRESIRMPTATSVIDGLTKHEMVERRPDPVDRRAVLVGLTDHGRTLVGRIREQRDVVLTGALAELSDQQREAIAAAGPALLALRDQLDNHPASHAASPARV; translated from the coding sequence GTGTCCGCTTCCGACCCCGCCCAACTCGCCCAGGCCCTGCGGCCGACGATCACGAGGCTCTACCTCGCTCTTCGTCGTCGTGCACCGTCGGTCGAGTTGACCGCGGCGCAATCGTCCGCCCTGAGCGTCCTCGCCGACCACGGGCCGATGCGCATGGGTGAGTTCGCCGACCGCGAATCCATCCGCATGCCGACAGCGACGTCGGTGATCGACGGACTCACGAAACACGAGATGGTCGAACGCAGACCCGATCCGGTTGACCGTCGAGCCGTGCTCGTCGGCCTCACCGACCACGGGCGCACTCTCGTCGGGCGGATCCGTGAGCAACGCGACGTCGTCCTGACGGGCGCGCTCGCCGAACTCAGCGATCAGCAACGCGAAGCCATCGCCGCGGCCGGACCCGCCCTGCTGGCCCTGCGCGACCAACTCGACAACCATCCGGCATCACACGCCGCGTCCCCCGCACGCGTGTGA
- a CDS encoding TPM domain-containing protein, giving the protein MHRVPALRELLTRVASAAALVGLLGVLVALASPGAASAEPPTRLPNYVVDSADAISPAQRTELEAAIDSLYSDHAVQMWIVYVRDFGGLTSEQWADQTAVASELGDHDALLAVATEDRAYRLFAPDSAGGLDQSTLEEVANDDVVPQLREENWAGAGLAAVNGLSGALDPSHTGIIAAGVVGGVVVLGGGGAYLYSRRRRQRRITEGVETLREQELTVDQLAAQPVDVLDPWSREVLTDLDNAIRTSEEELQLAVGEFGEVETAPFTDSVRQAEQALARAFALRQRLDDNVAETDDERRSILVQIITMCTEIDSVLDDQVDNFDAMRNLLINADARFDSITQQLIGLRARLETASQQLTDLVGKHGEGTLTSILDNVDLARSQIDFAEATADQGRAAITAPVGQQGPAVAAIRSAEGSIELATVLLDAIDHADANIAAARSRMPALVAEVEEELAEANALAEAGGTSLVTAIETASAAVAGARSSFDTDPLGTFTALVDADADLDDALAAARDAAAERVRRAQVLTAALESAGAKVTAAADFIGTRRGAVQSTARTRLAEAQRLLQSATDAAATDPPAATQTARRAGSLADQALMAAQGDVVSWQQSQQRHPTGSSTAGAVLGGILVDSFLRGTIGGRGGGFAGGGFGGGFGSGGRSPGSFGGSGSSGRIGTGGRF; this is encoded by the coding sequence ATGCATCGAGTGCCGGCACTTCGGGAACTGCTGACACGTGTGGCTTCGGCGGCCGCGCTGGTAGGACTGCTGGGAGTCCTCGTGGCCCTCGCGTCACCCGGCGCGGCGTCCGCCGAACCGCCGACCCGGTTGCCGAACTACGTCGTCGACTCCGCGGACGCGATCAGTCCGGCACAACGCACCGAACTCGAGGCCGCGATCGACTCGCTCTACAGCGACCACGCGGTCCAGATGTGGATCGTGTACGTCCGCGACTTCGGCGGTCTCACCAGCGAGCAGTGGGCAGATCAGACCGCCGTCGCCAGTGAGCTGGGTGATCACGACGCCCTGCTCGCCGTCGCGACCGAGGATCGGGCGTACCGGTTGTTCGCGCCCGACAGCGCCGGCGGCCTGGATCAGTCGACGCTCGAAGAGGTTGCCAACGACGACGTCGTCCCGCAGCTGCGCGAGGAGAACTGGGCGGGAGCCGGACTGGCCGCGGTCAACGGTCTGTCCGGAGCACTCGATCCGAGCCACACCGGCATCATCGCGGCCGGTGTCGTCGGCGGGGTGGTCGTCCTCGGCGGCGGCGGCGCGTACCTCTACTCGCGACGACGGAGGCAACGCCGAATCACCGAGGGCGTCGAGACGCTCCGCGAGCAGGAACTGACCGTCGACCAGTTGGCCGCCCAGCCCGTCGACGTGCTCGACCCGTGGTCGCGCGAGGTGCTCACCGACCTCGACAACGCGATCCGCACCAGCGAAGAAGAGCTGCAACTGGCCGTCGGCGAATTCGGAGAGGTCGAGACCGCACCGTTCACCGACTCCGTCCGGCAGGCCGAGCAGGCGCTGGCTCGGGCATTTGCGCTTCGGCAACGGCTCGACGACAACGTCGCCGAGACCGACGACGAGCGTCGATCGATCCTGGTGCAGATCATCACCATGTGCACCGAGATCGACAGTGTGCTGGACGATCAGGTCGACAACTTCGACGCGATGCGCAACCTTCTGATCAACGCGGACGCTCGATTCGACTCGATCACCCAGCAGCTGATCGGCCTGCGCGCCCGTCTGGAGACTGCCTCGCAGCAGCTGACCGATCTCGTCGGCAAGCACGGCGAGGGCACACTGACCTCGATTCTCGACAACGTCGACCTGGCCCGCTCCCAGATCGACTTCGCAGAGGCGACCGCGGATCAGGGCCGGGCCGCGATCACCGCACCGGTCGGTCAGCAGGGTCCGGCGGTCGCCGCCATCCGGTCGGCGGAGGGTTCGATCGAGCTGGCGACGGTGCTCCTCGACGCCATCGACCACGCGGATGCCAACATTGCCGCCGCCCGCTCCCGGATGCCGGCGCTCGTCGCCGAGGTCGAGGAGGAACTCGCCGAGGCGAATGCCCTGGCCGAGGCCGGCGGCACGTCGCTGGTGACCGCGATCGAGACCGCGAGTGCGGCGGTCGCGGGTGCGCGCAGCAGCTTCGACACCGATCCCTTGGGGACCTTCACCGCGCTGGTCGACGCCGACGCCGACCTCGACGACGCACTTGCGGCAGCGCGTGATGCCGCCGCCGAGCGCGTCCGCCGCGCACAGGTCCTCACGGCCGCACTCGAATCAGCGGGCGCCAAGGTGACCGCCGCCGCCGACTTCATCGGCACCCGCCGCGGCGCCGTCCAGTCCACCGCCCGCACCCGGCTCGCCGAGGCGCAACGCCTCCTGCAGTCCGCGACGGACGCCGCTGCCACCGACCCGCCGGCGGCGACCCAGACCGCTCGTCGCGCCGGATCTCTGGCCGACCAGGCCCTGATGGCCGCCCAGGGCGACGTGGTGAGCTGGCAGCAGTCTCAACAGCGACACCCGACCGGTTCATCGACCGCCGGCGCGGTCTTGGGCGGCATCCTCGTCGACAGTTTCCTGCGCGGCACCATCGGTGGGCGCGGCGGAGGCTTCGCCGGGGGCGGCTTCGGCGGGGGCTTCGGTAGTGGCGGACGCAGCCCCGGGTCGTTCGGCGGCTCCGGGTCCTCGGGACGGATCGGCACCGGCGGCCGCTTCTGA
- a CDS encoding MFS transporter has product MTVTEHTPSDTVASGADRTEAEPSMLASLRAQPRAVWITAFAAVIAFMGIGLVDPILHSIAEALNAPPEKLTLLFGVYVGVQCVAMLLTGWAAYRFGPRRTLTVGLVLIVVAAGVSALADNIDQLIALRVIWGLGNALFLATALAFIVQSAVGNRNSAIMMYEAALGIGLAVGPLLGATLGEWTWRAPFAGTALLMLAGAVLCAVMLPADGPRSERIQVRIVDPLKVLRNRTLFVTSVGSAFYTGALFTVIAWAPIAMGLRPMYAGLVFFGWGLLTAIAGVFVAPLLARLIGEKSGVLVAVSVYGLVMVLAGIGTATDQVWLIGLAVILSGFPSGVLNTLFTDVAMSAVGGDTPRSVSSAGFSFLRWMGAAIAAVLVAYLAKWTGSEATPWWFAAAYCVVALVAVSLAKVAHDRKVADDAALIGAEEF; this is encoded by the coding sequence ATGACCGTCACCGAACACACCCCGAGCGACACCGTCGCGAGCGGAGCCGACCGCACCGAGGCCGAGCCGTCGATGCTCGCCTCCCTGCGCGCGCAACCGCGCGCGGTGTGGATCACCGCATTCGCCGCCGTCATCGCCTTCATGGGCATTGGCCTCGTCGATCCGATCCTGCACAGCATCGCCGAAGCGCTGAATGCCCCGCCCGAGAAGCTCACGCTCCTGTTCGGTGTCTACGTCGGCGTGCAGTGCGTAGCGATGCTGCTGACCGGCTGGGCCGCATACCGTTTCGGTCCCCGACGAACTCTCACCGTCGGCTTGGTCCTCATCGTCGTCGCCGCCGGCGTCTCGGCCCTCGCCGACAACATCGACCAGCTCATCGCGTTGCGGGTGATCTGGGGCCTCGGAAACGCGTTGTTCCTCGCCACCGCACTGGCTTTCATCGTCCAGTCCGCGGTCGGCAACCGCAACAGCGCCATCATGATGTACGAGGCCGCACTGGGAATCGGCCTGGCGGTCGGCCCGCTCCTGGGCGCCACACTCGGCGAATGGACCTGGCGCGCACCGTTTGCCGGTACCGCGCTGCTCATGCTGGCCGGCGCCGTCCTCTGCGCCGTCATGCTCCCCGCCGACGGCCCGCGATCCGAACGCATCCAGGTGCGGATCGTCGACCCGCTCAAGGTCCTCCGCAACCGCACCCTCTTCGTCACCTCCGTCGGCTCGGCGTTCTACACGGGCGCGCTGTTCACCGTGATCGCCTGGGCGCCGATCGCGATGGGTCTGCGTCCCATGTACGCGGGACTGGTGTTCTTCGGCTGGGGTCTGCTCACCGCTATTGCGGGCGTCTTCGTCGCACCGCTGCTCGCACGGCTCATCGGTGAGAAGTCAGGTGTCCTCGTAGCCGTCTCGGTCTACGGGCTGGTGATGGTGCTGGCCGGGATCGGCACCGCAACCGACCAGGTCTGGCTGATCGGTCTGGCCGTGATCCTGTCCGGCTTCCCGTCGGGCGTGCTCAACACCCTCTTCACCGACGTCGCCATGTCGGCGGTCGGCGGCGACACCCCGCGCTCGGTCTCGAGCGCCGGGTTCAGCTTCCTCCGCTGGATGGGTGCCGCGATCGCGGCCGTACTCGTCGCCTACCTCGCCAAGTGGACCGGCTCGGAGGCGACCCCGTGGTGGTTCGCCGCCGCGTACTGCGTCGTCGCCCTCGTCGCGGTGTCGCTGGCCAAGGTCGCCCACGATCGCAAGGTCGCCGACGACGCCGCACTCATCGGCGCCGAGGAGTTCTAG